Below is a genomic region from Candidatus Bathyarchaeota archaeon.
AAATGTCCTTGTTCAAAAGCAACAGTTGGAGCTGGAACTCACAGAGGTTGAACAAGCCTTAAGTGAACTTGAAAAACTTCCAGACGACGCTGTTATTTACAAGTCCATTGGAACCTTGCTTGTTAAGGCTGAAAAAGCTAAAGTTACGAAGGATTTGAATGAACGTAAAGAGCTTCTAAACATGAGAATCAACGTGCTTGGAAAACAGGAAGAACGCCTAAGAGGACAAGTTAAGGACCTACAAGAGAAAATTCAGCAAGACTTAAGGCCAATTTCATAAAGGCATTTCACTTCGACTTTTAGGTGTAAAGATTGAATGAAAAAAGCGACATACCAGAGCTTACTGCAGAACAAGTTGAAAAACTATGCGAAGTGGCAGAGGAAGCCGCAAGGAGGCATATTCTATCAAAGGTTCCGATGAGAAGAATCTCAGACTTCGACATAACAGTTGAAGTTGAAGGCTTAAAACCGCTAAACGTAACTGTTGACGTAAACCTAGAACTCTCTCCTTTAATGCGAAATTACGATGCTGAAAAGCTCGTGGAGGAAGCCGTGCAGAAGGCTTTCAATGCAGTGGACAACTATCTGAGGGAGTTATCTTGCAAATCAAAAGAATAATTGAGCTTATTGACGAACTAAATGTAAAGCTAGTCGTTTTATTATGTCATCACAACGCTGACCCAGATGCAGTTTGTTCTGCATACGCTCTTTCAAGTCTTCTAAAACGTTTAAGACCGGAAATTCAAGTTGAAATCGCTGCAGCTCAAGGTCCAAGCAGGCTTTCTAAACACCTGTTAAATTTTATTCCAGCCACTTTGACGGAAGAACCGCGAATTGAGGAAGCAGACTTGCTGATAATACTTGACACAAACACTGTTCAGCAGCTAGATGACTGGGCTGAACGAGTTAAAAATGCAAAAGCTCCAATAATAGTAATTGACCATCATGCTAGTCACCCTGAAACCGAAAAGCTCGCTACACTTATGGTGGCAGATGAAAACGCATCTTCAACATGTGAAATAATTTATAGATTTTTCAAAGAAGCCGAA
It encodes:
- a CDS encoding prefoldin subunit beta, whose translation is MSGESARLPPQVQERLLRLQQLQQTLQNVLVQKQQLELELTEVEQALSELEKLPDDAVIYKSIGTLLVKAEKAKVTKDLNERKELLNMRINVLGKQEERLRGQVKDLQEKIQQDLRPIS
- a CDS encoding DUF3194 domain-containing protein — translated: MNEKSDIPELTAEQVEKLCEVAEEAARRHILSKVPMRRISDFDITVEVEGLKPLNVTVDVNLELSPLMRNYDAEKLVEEAVQKAFNAVDNYLRELSCKSKE